One stretch of Ktedonobacterales bacterium DNA includes these proteins:
- a CDS encoding recombinase family protein, translating into MTGQRIGYVRVSSIDQNTGRQLEGVQVDRTFTDKVSGKDTNRPKLQEMLEFVREGDTVVVHSMDRLARNLDDLRRMVRLLTKKGVAVEFVHEHLTFTGEDTPMATLLLSVMGAFAEFERALIRERQLEGIALAKQRGAYKGRKKSLSAAAVVDIRQRLVAGGVTKAQLAREFGVSRETLYSSLREAAQGVPGKSRE; encoded by the coding sequence ATGACTGGACAACGCATTGGCTACGTTCGCGTCAGTTCGATAGACCAGAACACCGGCAGGCAACTGGAGGGCGTGCAGGTTGACCGGACGTTCACCGATAAAGTCTCTGGCAAGGACACCAACCGCCCCAAACTTCAGGAGATGCTGGAGTTTGTGCGCGAAGGCGACACCGTGGTGGTACATAGCATGGACAGACTGGCGCGCAATCTCGACGATCTGCGGCGCATGGTCCGGCTGCTCACCAAGAAAGGCGTGGCCGTCGAGTTTGTCCACGAGCACCTCACGTTCACGGGCGAGGACACCCCGATGGCTACCTTGCTCTTGTCAGTCATGGGTGCCTTCGCCGAGTTTGAGCGGGCTTTGATTCGGGAGCGCCAACTGGAAGGTATCGCCCTGGCAAAGCAACGGGGAGCCTACAAAGGCCGGAAGAAATCACTGTCTGCGGCAGCAGTCGTGGACATCCGCCAGCGCCTCGTGGCAGGCGGTGTCACCAAAGCACAACTAGCCCGCGAGTTTGGGGTGAGCCGGGAGACGCTGTACTCGTCGTTACGCGAAGCAGCGCAAGGCGTACCGGGAAAGAGCAGGGAGTAA
- a CDS encoding ArdC family protein, translating to MSERTLPPSAVDWSKLIEQAITTEGDLGSTYNRFHDYSFLNMMLLMMQGVREPVASYNRWKSLGRQVMRGERAKEIIVPIIVNMDGKEPGEKVEKLIGFKQIPGVFGLSQTVGKELPPAPIPGWDFTQALGKLAITDVPFEETNGNMQGYSRGREMAINPVAVNPDKTRFHEIGHIVLEHTDRVNLHEYAQHRGIKEFQAEATAYICMNELGRLDEDTATRSRGYIQHWLDNEKPPDNAIRQVFSATERILRAGRIAQYAGHIALTQPEEA from the coding sequence ATGTCCGAGCGCACCCTGCCGCCCAGTGCTGTTGATTGGTCAAAACTGATCGAACAGGCTATCACGACCGAGGGCGACCTGGGCAGCACCTACAACCGTTTCCACGACTATTCATTCCTCAATATGATGCTCCTGATGATGCAGGGTGTCCGTGAGCCGGTAGCCAGTTACAACCGCTGGAAGTCCCTCGGCCGTCAGGTGATGCGCGGCGAAAGGGCCAAAGAGATTATCGTACCGATAATCGTCAATATGGACGGCAAAGAGCCGGGCGAGAAAGTCGAGAAACTGATTGGCTTCAAGCAAATCCCTGGCGTCTTTGGATTGTCTCAGACTGTTGGCAAGGAACTACCACCTGCCCCGATACCAGGGTGGGACTTTACCCAAGCGCTCGGCAAGCTCGCTATCACCGACGTGCCGTTTGAGGAGACGAATGGTAACATGCAGGGCTACTCGCGCGGCCGGGAGATGGCGATCAATCCGGTGGCTGTCAACCCTGATAAAACGCGCTTTCACGAGATAGGGCATATTGTCCTGGAGCACACTGACCGCGTAAACTTGCACGAGTACGCGCAGCACCGGGGCATTAAAGAGTTCCAGGCCGAAGCGACGGCCTACATCTGCATGAACGAGCTGGGACGGCTCGATGAAGACACTGCCACCAGAAGCCGGGGCTACATCCAGCACTGGCTGGATAACGAGAAACCGCCGGACAATGCCATACGACAGGTATTTTCAGCGACAGAGCGGATCCTGAGAGCCGGACGAATTGCGCAGTATGCCGGCCACATCGCCCTTACCCAACCGGAAGAAGCCTAA
- a CDS encoding pyridoxal-phosphate dependent enzyme, whose product MHIVDRSARVSADAQDDTSSVHARKRAVIYCRVSTDKQERDGESLDYQEEKCRQYAGLHDIDVILVLHESKSGFIHYSLREKLTVARQMIRDHLADVIIVFDLRRFARNFVHSAMIFEEIESNGGEIVSVSENIDNSLTGKLIRSILAWSAESEREKIVEYANRHWQTRLAHDLPLATGRAPYGWEWADKEKTAYAVNREEATLRRSLFHLFVELDMSLRGIAHKLTEDGVLPPAAARGWKTRTVAWQPSTVHKLLRDTENIGVLRICKSTKALTARGTETRKPNGNMKLLPGAIPPLVPIELYERAQLKLRSNRADKSHRHRVPEDFLLKGHIFCKVCGYRMSGGYKVHEYDRQAYYRCCKASNKYYACPELTEITASKLDAVVWAECCRVFERLDLIRETIEGSIKQSLQTMLEDTRGEQLVTQLEQELAFVRTERAKYPEGSYYYNLIGQDVRMKEERLKRYVEEYSASRDMESLVGHYRSSILNFLNFLNVMQGRYAEATFQEKRNALEVLGVHVDVRPTPVAKPQVAFVETEKEWLSLTEAAQLSGVSEKIIWHRAGKGEFATSKREESRRCTFVHRDEFNRFLATLTIRPRQGRDDVTSRVEISYSPMFAGVQSSLHENYQPVGAFKVRGGINYLSQLPAEARMRGVITASTGNHGQSIAYAARLFGVPARIVVPERSNPGKVAAIEGMGAKIIVHGSTFDEARLHCEALAQSEGYRYIHSANEPLLIAGVATGPLEMLEDEPDLDALIVPIGGGSGAAGACIVAQAINPAIEVIGVQAAASAAAYESWRARRLVEAANQTFAEGLATGVGFTMTQSILQEGLRDFVLVEEEEILQAMVWMIEYAHTLAEGAGASPLAAAYRLRERLQGKKVGLVCSGGNTSLAHLERALAASRSTKQA is encoded by the coding sequence ATGCACATTGTTGACAGGTCTGCCCGAGTATCCGCTGACGCCCAAGATGATACCTCCTCCGTCCATGCCCGCAAGCGGGCGGTCATTTATTGCCGAGTCAGCACCGATAAACAGGAGAGGGACGGCGAGAGCTTGGACTACCAAGAAGAGAAGTGCCGTCAATATGCCGGGCTGCATGACATAGACGTCATCCTCGTGCTCCATGAGTCCAAGAGCGGGTTCATCCACTACAGCTTGCGAGAAAAACTGACCGTTGCCCGTCAGATGATCCGCGATCACCTCGCCGACGTGATTATCGTCTTTGACCTGCGCCGCTTCGCCCGGAACTTCGTCCACTCCGCGATGATCTTTGAGGAAATCGAATCGAACGGTGGCGAGATCGTCTCGGTCAGCGAGAACATAGATAACAGCCTGACCGGCAAGCTCATCCGTTCCATCCTGGCATGGAGCGCCGAGAGCGAGCGAGAGAAGATCGTCGAGTACGCCAACCGGCACTGGCAGACCCGGCTGGCACATGACTTGCCGCTGGCGACCGGGCGGGCACCCTATGGCTGGGAGTGGGCAGATAAGGAGAAAACCGCCTACGCCGTGAACAGAGAGGAAGCCACGCTACGCCGCTCCCTGTTCCATTTGTTTGTGGAACTGGATATGAGCCTGCGCGGCATCGCCCACAAACTGACCGAAGATGGCGTCCTGCCGCCTGCCGCAGCGCGCGGCTGGAAAACCAGAACAGTCGCCTGGCAGCCCTCGACCGTGCATAAGCTGCTGCGGGATACGGAGAATATCGGAGTGCTGCGAATCTGCAAGAGCACGAAGGCTCTGACCGCCCGGGGTACGGAGACGAGAAAGCCGAACGGCAACATGAAGCTGCTGCCGGGGGCTATCCCTCCGCTCGTACCCATTGAACTCTACGAGCGCGCACAGTTGAAGCTGAGAAGTAATCGCGCAGATAAAAGCCACCGCCACCGCGTACCAGAAGACTTCCTGCTCAAGGGACACATCTTCTGCAAAGTCTGCGGCTATCGGATGAGTGGCGGCTACAAGGTACATGAGTACGACCGGCAGGCGTACTACCGCTGCTGTAAGGCCAGTAACAAATACTATGCCTGCCCTGAACTCACCGAGATCACGGCAAGTAAGCTGGATGCAGTCGTCTGGGCAGAGTGCTGCCGGGTATTCGAGCGCCTGGACCTCATCCGCGAGACGATTGAGGGCAGCATTAAACAGTCGCTGCAAACGATGTTGGAAGACACGCGCGGGGAGCAGCTCGTCACGCAATTGGAGCAGGAACTGGCTTTTGTCCGCACTGAACGCGCCAAGTACCCGGAGGGAAGCTACTACTATAACCTCATCGGGCAGGACGTCAGAATGAAAGAGGAGCGGCTGAAGCGGTACGTAGAGGAGTACTCGGCCTCACGCGATATGGAGAGCCTCGTCGGTCATTACCGCAGCAGCATCCTGAACTTCTTGAACTTCCTGAACGTGATGCAAGGCCGGTATGCCGAAGCCACCTTTCAGGAGAAGCGCAACGCGCTGGAGGTGCTGGGCGTGCATGTCGATGTCCGCCCCACGCCGGTAGCGAAGCCACAAGTCGCGTTTGTAGAGACGGAGAAAGAGTGGCTGTCGCTCACCGAAGCGGCCCAGCTTTCAGGCGTCAGCGAGAAGATTATCTGGCATCGGGCGGGTAAGGGTGAATTCGCCACGTCTAAACGTGAGGAATCCCGGCGCTGCACCTTCGTCCATCGGGACGAATTCAACCGCTTTCTCGCCACGCTCACGATCCGGCCACGGCAGGGGCGAGATGATGTCACTTCGCGGGTGGAGATTTCGTACTCCCCAATGTTCGCAGGTGTTCAATCATCGTTACATGAAAACTATCAGCCTGTGGGGGCTTTCAAGGTTCGCGGCGGAATCAATTATCTTTCTCAACTTCCCGCCGAGGCGCGGATGCGCGGCGTGATTACTGCCTCTACCGGGAATCACGGCCAATCCATCGCCTATGCCGCCCGGCTCTTTGGCGTCCCGGCGCGCATCGTTGTGCCGGAACGCTCCAATCCTGGCAAGGTGGCCGCCATCGAGGGCATGGGCGCGAAGATTATCGTGCATGGCAGCACGTTCGACGAGGCGCGGCTGCACTGCGAGGCGCTTGCACAAAGCGAAGGCTATCGTTACATCCATTCCGCCAACGAGCCACTGCTGATCGCCGGGGTAGCGACGGGGCCGCTGGAGATGCTAGAGGATGAACCCGACCTTGACGCGCTGATCGTGCCAATCGGTGGCGGCAGCGGCGCGGCTGGCGCCTGCATTGTCGCCCAGGCCATCAACCCGGCCATCGAAGTCATCGGCGTGCAGGCAGCAGCATCAGCCGCAGCTTACGAGTCCTGGCGCGCACGACGCCTCGTAGAAGCAGCAAACCAGACCTTTGCTGAAGGCTTAGCCACCGGGGTTGGATTCACTATGACCCAGAGCATCCTCCAGGAAGGGCTGCGCGACTTTGTGCTGGTGGAAGAAGAAGAGATTTTGCAGGCGATGGTCTGGATGATTGAATATGCCCACACCCTGGCAGAAGGCGCTGGCGCTTCTCCGCTGGCAGCCGCCTATCGGCTGCGCGAACGACTACAGGGCAAGAAGGTGGGGCTGGTCTGCTCAGGTGGAAACACCTCGCTCGCCCATCTGGAGCGCGCGCTGGCTGCATCTCGCTCCACGAAGCAAGCCTGA
- a CDS encoding M3 family oligoendopeptidase, which produces MTATLPHWDMTVVYPGLESSEFADSFRAMQANIAALQALFDEVVVPQQPAPFDEQTRANVERVLERINAVLEEVGTIEAYIFAFVSTDSRNDTALARLSELQQQESLLSQLMTRFTAWIGSLDVEALIERSPLAAGHSFALRQAKERSAHLMSPIEEALAAELRLTGSSAWSTLNDTFTAQIAVPLDIEGQPAEAPMSVVRNLASHPDRSVRQRAYQAELAAWQRHAVPIAAALNSIKGEVNALARRRGWDSPLDQTLFDASMDREILDAMMNEARASFPDFRRYLRAKARALKLPRLAWYDLFAPLNTGNRSWSFDEARDYILTHFGAYGAPLQQYAARAFREHWIDAEPRAGKQGGAFCMPLRRDESRILANYETNYGGMSTLAHELGHGYHNVRLAARTALQKNTPMTLAETASIFCETLVKQAALKDAGPAARMEILEASLQDQCQVVVDITSRFLFEQQAFERRQARSLSVEEFCEIMLEAQRATYGDSLEERELHPYMWAAKGHYYSGDLSFYNFPYMFGLLFGLGLYAHYQADSEAFKRSYDDLLSSTGLADAGTLAARFGIDLRAADFWRSSLDIIRQDINRFGALVDQDTATER; this is translated from the coding sequence ATGACCGCAACCTTGCCCCATTGGGATATGACGGTTGTCTATCCAGGGCTTGAATCCTCCGAGTTTGCCGATAGCTTTCGTGCCATGCAAGCCAACATCGCTGCCCTCCAGGCGCTCTTCGACGAAGTTGTCGTTCCACAACAGCCCGCGCCGTTCGATGAGCAGACGCGCGCCAATGTCGAGCGCGTGCTTGAGCGCATCAACGCTGTGCTTGAAGAGGTAGGAACGATTGAAGCGTATATCTTTGCCTTTGTCAGCACAGACAGCCGTAATGACACGGCTCTGGCTCGCCTGAGCGAATTGCAACAGCAGGAAAGCCTGCTCTCCCAACTGATGACACGCTTCACTGCCTGGATCGGCTCGCTCGATGTCGAAGCGTTGATCGAGCGTTCCCCTCTGGCTGCCGGGCATAGCTTTGCGCTGCGTCAAGCCAAAGAGCGTTCCGCGCATCTCATGTCGCCCATCGAAGAAGCGCTGGCCGCCGAGTTGCGCTTAACCGGAAGCAGCGCGTGGTCCACGCTGAACGATACATTCACTGCGCAGATTGCCGTCCCGCTGGACATTGAAGGGCAACCAGCAGAAGCGCCGATGAGCGTGGTGCGCAACCTGGCTTCTCATCCAGACCGCTCGGTGCGCCAGCGCGCCTATCAAGCCGAGCTTGCCGCCTGGCAGCGCCACGCGGTTCCAATTGCCGCCGCTCTGAACAGCATCAAAGGCGAGGTGAATGCCCTGGCGCGCCGTCGCGGCTGGGATTCGCCTCTGGACCAGACGCTCTTCGACGCCAGCATGGACCGTGAGATTTTGGATGCAATGATGAACGAGGCCAGAGCCTCCTTCCCTGATTTTCGGCGCTACCTGCGCGCCAAGGCGCGGGCGTTGAAGCTCCCCAGGCTGGCCTGGTATGACCTTTTCGCGCCGCTGAACACTGGTAATCGAAGCTGGAGCTTCGACGAAGCCAGAGATTACATCTTGACGCATTTTGGCGCGTATGGAGCGCCTCTACAGCAGTACGCAGCGCGAGCCTTCCGCGAACACTGGATTGACGCAGAGCCGCGCGCCGGGAAACAGGGCGGCGCGTTCTGCATGCCCCTGCGGCGCGATGAGTCGCGCATCCTGGCAAATTACGAGACCAATTACGGAGGTATGAGTACCCTGGCCCACGAACTGGGGCATGGCTATCATAACGTGCGGCTCGCGGCGCGCACCGCCCTCCAGAAGAATACGCCTATGACGCTGGCCGAGACGGCCAGTATCTTCTGCGAAACGCTGGTAAAGCAGGCGGCGCTGAAAGACGCCGGACCAGCCGCGCGCATGGAGATTCTAGAAGCGTCGTTACAGGATCAGTGCCAGGTCGTGGTAGATATTACCAGCCGCTTCCTATTTGAGCAGCAGGCTTTTGAGCGGCGGCAAGCGCGCTCTCTCTCTGTCGAGGAGTTCTGCGAGATCATGCTGGAAGCGCAGCGCGCAACCTATGGTGATAGCCTGGAGGAGCGGGAGCTGCATCCCTATATGTGGGCTGCGAAAGGTCACTATTACAGTGGCGATCTCTCCTTCTATAATTTCCCCTATATGTTTGGGCTGCTTTTTGGGCTAGGACTGTATGCGCACTACCAGGCTGACTCCGAAGCCTTCAAGCGCAGCTATGACGATCTGCTCTCCTCCACCGGCCTGGCCGATGCGGGAACCCTTGCGGCACGCTTTGGTATTGACCTCCGCGCAGCAGACTTCTGGCGCAGCAGCCTGGATATAATACGGCAAGACATTAACCGCTTTGGAGCGTTGGTAGACCAGGACACCGCTACTGAAAGGTAG
- a CDS encoding acetate--CoA ligase family protein yields MSEAQRIPPERLRAFFHPQSIALIGATDRSGWSLNVFNNLKAFSRGPLYCVNPKYETIHGEPAIKSLQDLPAPVDLAYIMAPTAQVYPIVEGAALAGIRNLVILTAGFSETGAEGARLEQRLLALAQDRDVLLLGPNGNGFINAVAQAVPYGLPVTPPLVGGPVGVVLQSGALASAVLTFAQAHAIGVSLLVSMGNETMISTTDIIDYLIEDEQTRVIALFLESIRRPDELRRVAEKALERQKPIIALKIGRSPISAQTALAHTGGLVGDNIVNDAAFRQLGIIRVNSLEDLLVTAGLMGYTGPLRGRRMGVVTPSGGACDILSDRAQEERITLPEFAPATVEQLQALLPPFSTVHNPIDVTGYVVIDRLLMQRALDIVIKDPNFDFIVCLVEPPRVEPAQLEPLLERFDLLGKTVSEASLPVIVLANTCVDLTAFGRSIASRTGIHFVGGMEHGMTALGNALWWSERCRAAQKSGKYPASSLAAPSLKASRDGATVGAWSESQARNLLQRHDIPVVPGVLAADADAAVSAAQALGFPAVLKIQSSAIVHKTDVGGVLLDLRSTDEIRQGFQTLMETAQARFPAATIDGVLVSPMRPPGTELLVGILRDQLWGLVLAVGLGGIWTEVFKDTSVRILPVNRDEIITMIEELRGAAVLQGTRGQPPVDKEALADVIFQVSQLALGLQDHLAALEINPLLVSNTMIEALDALVTWKD; encoded by the coding sequence ATGTCTGAGGCGCAGCGCATTCCCCCCGAACGGTTGCGCGCCTTCTTTCACCCCCAAAGTATCGCCCTCATCGGGGCAACAGACCGCTCCGGCTGGTCGCTGAATGTGTTCAATAACCTGAAAGCGTTCAGCAGGGGGCCGCTGTACTGCGTCAACCCGAAATACGAGACCATTCATGGCGAACCTGCCATCAAGTCTCTGCAAGACCTCCCAGCGCCGGTGGACCTGGCCTATATCATGGCTCCAACCGCTCAGGTCTATCCAATCGTTGAAGGGGCGGCTCTGGCGGGCATCCGTAATCTGGTTATCCTCACCGCCGGATTCAGCGAGACGGGAGCCGAAGGCGCGAGGCTGGAGCAGCGACTCCTGGCCCTGGCACAGGATCGGGACGTACTGCTGCTGGGGCCGAACGGTAACGGCTTTATCAACGCCGTCGCTCAGGCTGTCCCCTATGGCTTGCCCGTTACTCCTCCCTTGGTTGGGGGGCCGGTTGGCGTGGTCCTCCAGAGCGGTGCGCTGGCAAGCGCCGTCTTGACGTTCGCGCAGGCCCATGCCATAGGCGTCAGCCTGCTCGTCTCGATGGGCAACGAGACGATGATCTCGACAACCGACATTATTGACTACCTGATCGAAGATGAACAGACCAGAGTGATTGCCCTCTTCCTTGAGTCAATCCGGCGTCCAGACGAACTGCGCCGCGTGGCAGAGAAAGCACTGGAGCGCCAGAAACCGATCATCGCTCTCAAGATAGGGCGCAGCCCCATCAGCGCGCAAACGGCGCTCGCCCATACCGGTGGCCTGGTAGGCGACAACATAGTCAATGATGCCGCTTTTCGGCAGCTTGGCATCATTCGCGTCAATTCCCTGGAAGATTTGCTCGTCACTGCGGGCTTGATGGGCTACACCGGCCCACTTCGCGGACGCCGCATGGGAGTCGTGACCCCCTCCGGCGGCGCCTGCGACATCCTCTCGGACCGCGCCCAGGAAGAGCGCATCACCTTACCAGAGTTCGCGCCTGCAACTGTCGAGCAACTCCAGGCACTGCTCCCCCCATTTTCCACCGTTCATAACCCCATAGATGTGACTGGATACGTTGTGATTGATCGGCTGTTGATGCAGCGCGCCCTGGACATCGTGATAAAAGACCCAAACTTCGACTTTATAGTATGCCTGGTTGAGCCTCCGCGCGTTGAGCCTGCGCAGCTTGAGCCATTGCTCGAACGATTCGATCTCCTCGGCAAGACGGTGAGCGAGGCCAGTCTTCCGGTGATCGTCCTCGCCAATACCTGCGTTGATCTCACCGCCTTTGGCCGTTCCATTGCCAGCCGCACCGGGATTCACTTTGTCGGCGGCATGGAACACGGCATGACCGCGCTGGGTAACGCGCTGTGGTGGTCTGAACGCTGCCGCGCCGCGCAGAAGTCTGGCAAATATCCGGCATCCTCCCTCGCAGCGCCTTCGCTCAAAGCCAGCCGCGATGGGGCCACCGTTGGAGCCTGGTCGGAGTCCCAGGCGCGCAACCTCTTGCAGCGGCACGACATTCCAGTCGTGCCAGGCGTACTGGCAGCAGATGCAGACGCAGCCGTTTCAGCAGCGCAGGCGTTGGGGTTCCCGGCTGTCTTAAAGATTCAATCCAGCGCCATTGTCCACAAAACCGATGTGGGCGGAGTCCTGCTCGATCTGAGATCGACGGATGAGATCAGGCAAGGGTTCCAGACACTCATGGAAACAGCGCAGGCGCGCTTCCCCGCTGCAACTATTGACGGAGTGCTGGTCAGCCCTATGCGCCCGCCGGGAACCGAACTGCTGGTGGGCATCCTGCGTGATCAGTTGTGGGGACTCGTTCTGGCAGTCGGGCTTGGCGGTATCTGGACAGAGGTATTCAAGGACACCAGCGTGCGCATCCTGCCCGTGAACCGAGACGAGATCATTACCATGATCGAAGAATTGCGGGGCGCGGCTGTGCTGCAAGGCACGCGCGGACAGCCACCAGTAGACAAAGAGGCGCTCGCAGATGTAATCTTCCAGGTGAGCCAGCTTGCCCTGGGGCTTCAGGATCATCTCGCTGCGCTGGAGATCAACCCGCTGCTTGTTTCCAATACCATGATCGAGGCGCTGGACGCGCTGGTGACGTGGAAAGACTGA
- a CDS encoding peroxiredoxin — protein MSDTPLKRGDLAPEFALPNEAGDLISLASLRGQRVVVYFYPKDDTPGCTLQACNFRDAAPQIEEQHAVVLGISPDDSPSHQAFKTKYQLPFQLLVDGDHAVAQAYGAWHEGDGYVTRSQFIIDETGRLVDVQVPVKATESLQRALDALTIQG, from the coding sequence ATGTCCGACACCCCACTCAAGCGAGGAGACCTCGCGCCTGAGTTTGCCCTGCCTAACGAGGCAGGCGACCTCATCAGTCTCGCCAGCCTGCGCGGCCAACGGGTCGTCGTCTATTTCTATCCTAAAGACGATACCCCCGGATGCACCTTACAAGCGTGCAATTTTCGTGACGCTGCCCCTCAGATTGAAGAACAGCATGCTGTAGTCCTCGGCATCAGCCCGGATGATAGTCCCTCACACCAGGCATTCAAGACAAAATACCAGTTACCCTTTCAGTTGCTTGTTGATGGCGACCACGCCGTCGCCCAGGCTTATGGCGCCTGGCACGAAGGGGACGGGTATGTCACCCGCAGCCAATTCATCATTGATGAGACAGGCCGATTGGTAGATGTCCAGGTACCCGTCAAAGCCACCGAAAGCTTGCAGCGCGCGCTGGATGCCCTGACCATCCAGGGTTAA
- a CDS encoding proline racemase family protein, which produces MGLTWKYHFIDKDVVRVTTLDAHAAGEPLRIITGGLPELKGATMLERRRFMQQRYDHIRRALMWEPRGHFNMYGCALTPPITPEADVGVIFMHNEGYSTMCGHGVIALVTALVETGTLPAKGPETLVNLDTPAGLVRATAHFASDGHVKRVSFLNVPSFLYARDLEIDVPVWGKLRVDVAFGGAFYAFLAAEAIGLKIIPEEAARLVAAGEAIKKAVKAVLPIKHPLEEDLGFLYGTILIGPPENPDHHSRNICVFANAEVDRSPTGTGVAARLAIHHARGDISEGQQMVIESILGAESAFAGRIVGRAKVGAYEAIIPEVSGAAFITGLQEYVLDPRDALGRGFLI; this is translated from the coding sequence ATGGGGCTGACCTGGAAGTATCACTTTATTGATAAAGATGTTGTGCGTGTCACGACTCTGGACGCGCACGCGGCGGGTGAGCCATTGCGCATCATTACGGGCGGATTGCCTGAACTGAAAGGCGCGACGATGTTGGAGCGGCGGCGCTTCATGCAGCAGCGTTATGACCATATCCGGCGCGCGTTGATGTGGGAGCCGCGCGGGCATTTCAATATGTATGGATGCGCACTCACGCCTCCGATTACGCCTGAAGCGGATGTCGGCGTTATTTTCATGCACAATGAGGGCTATAGTACGATGTGCGGGCATGGGGTGATTGCCCTGGTGACGGCGCTCGTTGAAACAGGAACGCTGCCAGCGAAAGGGCCAGAAACGCTAGTCAACCTGGATACGCCTGCCGGACTGGTGCGCGCGACGGCACATTTTGCTAGCGATGGGCATGTTAAGCGGGTCTCTTTTCTGAACGTACCCTCGTTTTTGTACGCGCGCGATCTCGAAATTGATGTGCCGGTATGGGGCAAGCTGCGCGTTGATGTCGCCTTTGGCGGGGCGTTTTATGCGTTCCTTGCCGCAGAGGCGATTGGCCTGAAGATCATCCCCGAAGAGGCCGCTCGATTAGTGGCAGCGGGGGAAGCGATCAAGAAGGCGGTCAAGGCTGTTCTGCCTATCAAGCACCCGCTTGAAGAGGATTTGGGCTTTCTCTATGGCACGATCTTGATTGGCCCGCCCGAAAACCCTGACCATCACAGCCGCAACATATGTGTGTTTGCCAACGCTGAAGTAGACCGGTCCCCAACAGGGACAGGCGTTGCGGCTCGCCTGGCGATTCACCATGCCAGAGGCGACATCTCTGAAGGCCAGCAGATGGTGATCGAAAGCATCCTGGGGGCCGAGAGCGCGTTTGCCGGGCGCATCGTCGGGCGAGCAAAGGTCGGCGCATACGAGGCGATCATCCCTGAAGTCAGCGGCGCGGCTTTCATTACCGGACTCCAGGAATACGTGCTTGATCCACGAGATGCGTTAGGGCGCGGCTTCCTCATCTGA